A genomic window from Paenibacillus sp. FSL K6-0276 includes:
- a CDS encoding ABC transporter ATP-binding protein, with protein sequence MKETVIETKDLLKKYRGRAAVENLNLNIRKGEIYGFLGPNGAGKTTTIRMLLGLITPTSGRIEVFGQDLRKHKLQILRKVGSLVESPSYYGHLSAVDNLEAIRRILGVPKSRIAEVLDIVSLTGEEKRPVKGFSLGMKQRLGIAAALLGEPELLILDEPTNGLDPSGIQEIRGLIKRLPQEQGITVVVSSHLLSEIEQMADTVGIIRQGRMVYQDSITNLQRQAGGEMRLAVSDPESALRLAEERGYAGVLQDQNLVFSRMIDARVALLVKTLVENGHAIYRVEERRQSLEDFFLQVVGGEES encoded by the coding sequence ATGAAAGAAACAGTGATTGAAACGAAGGACTTATTGAAAAAATACCGTGGCCGGGCTGCGGTGGAAAATTTAAATTTGAATATCCGCAAGGGAGAAATCTATGGCTTTCTAGGCCCAAACGGGGCAGGGAAAACGACGACGATCCGCATGCTGCTTGGACTGATTACTCCGACATCAGGAAGGATTGAAGTGTTCGGTCAGGATCTTCGCAAGCATAAGCTGCAAATTTTACGGAAGGTAGGGTCGCTTGTCGAATCGCCATCTTATTACGGGCACTTAAGCGCTGTGGATAATCTCGAAGCCATCCGGCGTATTCTTGGTGTTCCGAAGTCACGGATTGCTGAGGTGCTTGATATTGTTTCCTTAACAGGGGAAGAGAAACGTCCAGTTAAAGGGTTCTCCCTCGGGATGAAGCAGAGACTAGGTATTGCTGCTGCCTTACTCGGGGAACCGGAGCTGCTTATTCTGGATGAGCCTACGAACGGACTTGATCCGTCAGGGATTCAGGAAATTCGCGGGCTGATTAAAAGATTGCCGCAGGAACAAGGGATTACTGTCGTAGTATCCAGTCACCTGCTTAGTGAAATTGAGCAAATGGCTGATACCGTAGGCATCATTCGCCAAGGGCGAATGGTGTACCAAGATAGTATAACGAATCTGCAGCGTCAGGCCGGTGGAGAAATGCGTCTAGCGGTCTCAGATCCAGAGTCCGCGCTGCGTCTCGCAGAAGAACGGGGATACGCAGGGGTACTTCAAGACCAAAATTTGGTCTTCTCCCGGATGATCGATGCAAGAGTAGCCTTGCTAGTCAAAACCTTGGTAGAGAATGGGCATGCCATCTATCGTGTAGAGGAGCGGAGACAATCGCTTGAGGACTTCTTCCTGCAGGTTGTAGGAGGAGAGGAATCATGA
- a CDS encoding ABC transporter permease: protein MMWRALSADWLKIRGKGLWFLVFLGPLGLVAMQGLNFGLRYDYLREQYSADLWGGLLDNVASFVPIALFLGGTLVCSLIANVEHQMSSWKQLLALPISRTSVFMAKLVLCLLLVAVSCLLLSVGTVTLGLILGFKAELIPYLDVLRIGFMSYIAALPVIALQLWLSLANRNQTLPVALGITLSLVSIFSMFLSEWFPLTWPYMAWDSSHRLLFSGAGLLLGMLVLLPGAVHFARKDVD, encoded by the coding sequence ATGATGTGGCGGGCGCTGTCGGCGGATTGGCTCAAAATCCGTGGCAAAGGACTCTGGTTTCTAGTGTTTCTTGGACCTCTTGGACTTGTAGCCATGCAGGGCCTGAACTTCGGCCTACGATATGATTATCTTCGCGAACAGTATAGCGCGGATTTATGGGGTGGACTTCTGGACAATGTAGCCTCATTTGTGCCCATTGCTCTTTTTCTCGGAGGGACCTTAGTATGCTCGCTGATTGCGAATGTTGAACATCAGATGAGTTCATGGAAGCAGCTCTTGGCATTGCCTATCTCTCGTACTTCAGTATTTATGGCTAAGCTGGTGCTCTGTCTGCTGCTTGTCGCGGTTTCTTGCTTGCTACTCTCGGTGGGTACAGTTACTTTAGGGCTCATTCTGGGATTTAAAGCTGAACTTATTCCGTACTTGGATGTGCTCCGAATTGGTTTTATGTCTTATATTGCGGCGTTGCCGGTCATCGCTTTGCAGCTGTGGCTTTCCTTGGCTAATCGTAATCAGACATTGCCGGTTGCTCTTGGGATTACCTTATCTCTAGTGTCTATCTTCTCCATGTTCCTTTCGGAATGGTTTCCTTTAACATGGCCATATATGGCTTGGGATTCTTCTCATCGTCTCTTGTTTAGCGGTGCGGGCTTGCTGCTGGGGATGCTGGTGCTTTTGCCGGGTGCAGTGCACTTCGCAAGAAAGGATGTGGATTAA
- a CDS encoding ABC transporter permease, which yields MNSFWRVLSAERLKMSKSYVWILVIGSPILALLPGALADNQGEKMSWELLLNVMSMMHALLFLPVLSGIFAALICRYEHHDGGWKMLLSLPVTRLSVYLSKYVMIIVLLAAVQLTFLVMVLGMGFFRNVPDPIPWSLLLSSVFGGFVACLPLAALQLAISQGWSSFGAPLALNVSLTIPNMLIANSSTYGPYYPWVQPMLAMMPYGDDTFGAFNLPFETLMMVVGGSFIVFFAAGLISFYRKAV from the coding sequence ATGAATTCATTTTGGAGAGTGCTATCCGCAGAGCGATTAAAAATGTCTAAATCATATGTCTGGATTTTAGTTATAGGTAGTCCGATTTTAGCATTGCTTCCTGGGGCATTGGCAGATAATCAAGGGGAGAAGATGAGTTGGGAATTGCTGTTGAATGTGATGTCGATGATGCATGCCTTGCTGTTTCTACCTGTGCTGTCGGGTATTTTTGCTGCGCTGATCTGTCGTTATGAGCACCATGACGGAGGCTGGAAGATGTTGCTGTCTCTGCCTGTGACTCGGTTATCGGTGTATCTTTCAAAATATGTGATGATCATCGTTTTGCTGGCTGCGGTTCAACTAACGTTCCTCGTGATGGTGCTGGGAATGGGCTTCTTCCGAAATGTTCCTGATCCAATCCCTTGGTCGCTGCTGTTAAGTTCGGTATTTGGCGGCTTTGTTGCCTGTTTACCACTCGCTGCACTGCAACTGGCCATCTCCCAAGGCTGGAGCAGTTTCGGCGCACCACTGGCGCTTAATGTGAGTCTGACCATTCCCAATATGCTGATTGCCAATTCTTCAACCTATGGCCCCTATTATCCTTGGGTACAACCGATGTTGGCCATGATGCCGTATGGTGATGATACGTTTGGGGCTTTTAATTTACCGTTTGAAACGCTGATGATGGTTGTAGGCGGTAGCTTTATTGTGTTTTTTGCGGCGGGACTGATTTCCTTTTATCGTAAAGCGGTCTGA
- a CDS encoding metalloregulator ArsR/SmtB family transcription factor translates to MEPTALEDCDNTCKGSELEPESIALILPDREITDKMAEMFKALGDPTRVRLIYALSQKELCVHDLSVILDMGQSAISHQLRYLRNLRIVKRRKEGKTVFYSLNDAHVEQIFLQTHEHVRHE, encoded by the coding sequence ATGGAGCCAACGGCATTAGAAGATTGCGATAACACATGCAAGGGTTCGGAGCTTGAACCGGAATCCATTGCATTGATCCTGCCTGACCGAGAAATTACGGATAAAATGGCAGAGATGTTCAAAGCGTTGGGTGATCCAACACGAGTGCGGCTCATTTACGCTTTGTCCCAGAAAGAATTATGTGTACATGATTTGTCCGTGATCCTTGATATGGGCCAATCTGCGATATCCCATCAGCTCCGTTATTTACGGAATTTACGAATCGTAAAGCGGCGTAAAGAAGGGAAGACGGTATTCTATTCGCTCAACGATGCACATGTGGAGCAGATCTTTCTGCAGACACATGAGCATGTCCGTCACGAATAG
- a CDS encoding CPBP family intramembrane glutamic endopeptidase, with protein sequence MIFKTLHTKGAKTAVIISSILFSITHLLNALSGTDMTQILLQLVYALLIGFVLSLLMLKNNNILPLILFHFVHHLIQFVGNDNTKRLYGWN encoded by the coding sequence TTGATTTTCAAGACTCTGCACACTAAGGGTGCTAAAACGGCTGTGATTATTTCAAGCATTCTCTTCTCTATTACCCACTTACTTAATGCATTATCCGGTACAGACATGACGCAAATCCTTCTACAGCTCGTATATGCTCTTCTGATCGGTTTTGTGCTTTCATTGTTGATGCTGAAAAATAATAATATTCTACCGCTGATATTGTTTCATTTTGTACATCATCTGATTCAGTTTGTGGGTAACGATAATACAAAGCGACTATATGGGTGGAATTGA
- a CDS encoding heavy metal translocating P-type ATPase encodes MDTMQGKVKRQWELEGLDCASCAMKIEDKVKKIEGVSSCSVNFVTKTMTMETAEGYEESAIVEAKKTVKALEPHVNVKEKVTGSQKLHNNSGHQHDHKHGHEHDHQAADGHKHEDADGHSHGHSHEHGEGDTRKILLRLGGGGILALAGIFLPVEGVVELLIFLAAYLIVGSEVVWQAVKNIIRGQVFDENFLMALATIGAFAIGEYPEGVAVMLFYQIGELFQGLAVNRSRRSITALMDIRPEFAYLKLGNDLKRVSPEEVAIGDVIVVKPGEKVPLDGTILEGSAMMDTSALTGESVPRSAGPGSTVLSGFINRNGVITMQVTQTFGESAVSKILELVQNASSNKAKTENFITKFARAYTPIVVITAVLLAVVPPLVISGATFSDWIYRALVFLVISCPCALVVSIPLGFFGGIGAASRSGILIKGSNYLEALNDVKVVVFDKTGTLTKGQFKVTGIYPSGGRSKDELLRTVAYAESHSNHPIAESIRTAYGEQISKEAISNYNEISGHGIEVTIEGKTVLAGNARLMEREGIAYVVPEQSGTVVHIAVDHQYGGYLVIADEVKEDSQQAIQSLKKLGIRKTVMLTGDASSVAEDVGKQLGVDEVHAELLPQHKVEAIEKLDREKSHREKIIFVGDGINDTPVLARADVGIAMGGLGSDAAIEAADIVIMTDEPSKIAVAIGIAKRTRMIVWQNIIFALGVKAIFLILGAFGIATMWEAVFSDVGVTVLAVLNSIRALKVKDQG; translated from the coding sequence ATGGATACGATGCAAGGAAAAGTAAAACGTCAGTGGGAATTAGAAGGCTTGGATTGTGCCAGTTGCGCAATGAAAATTGAAGATAAAGTGAAGAAGATTGAAGGCGTATCGTCCTGCTCCGTTAATTTTGTTACGAAGACAATGACGATGGAAACCGCCGAAGGTTATGAGGAATCGGCAATTGTAGAAGCAAAGAAAACGGTGAAGGCACTTGAGCCCCATGTAAATGTGAAAGAGAAGGTTACGGGTAGTCAAAAGCTGCATAATAACAGTGGTCATCAGCATGATCACAAACATGGCCACGAACACGATCATCAGGCTGCAGACGGACATAAGCACGAAGACGCTGATGGTCACAGCCATGGTCACAGTCACGAGCATGGGGAAGGCGATACCCGTAAGATTCTATTGCGGCTAGGTGGCGGTGGGATACTCGCTCTTGCCGGAATATTCTTACCAGTGGAGGGTGTAGTAGAACTGCTGATTTTCTTAGCAGCCTATCTCATTGTGGGTAGTGAGGTCGTCTGGCAGGCGGTCAAGAACATTATCCGGGGTCAGGTGTTCGACGAGAATTTCTTGATGGCTCTCGCAACCATCGGCGCTTTTGCGATTGGTGAGTATCCAGAGGGCGTAGCGGTTATGCTCTTTTACCAAATTGGAGAACTGTTTCAAGGTCTGGCTGTAAACCGTTCACGCCGATCTATCACGGCACTTATGGATATCCGTCCCGAATTTGCTTATCTTAAGCTTGGAAATGATCTAAAACGAGTCTCCCCTGAGGAAGTAGCGATCGGTGATGTGATTGTTGTGAAACCGGGTGAGAAGGTACCTCTGGACGGAACGATCCTTGAGGGAAGCGCCATGATGGATACATCAGCACTTACCGGGGAATCTGTACCACGTTCGGCTGGACCAGGAAGTACGGTATTAAGTGGGTTTATTAATCGGAACGGTGTTATTACGATGCAAGTCACTCAGACCTTTGGAGAATCAGCTGTATCCAAAATTCTGGAACTAGTGCAGAATGCTTCGAGCAACAAGGCCAAAACCGAGAACTTTATTACTAAGTTTGCACGGGCCTACACACCTATAGTAGTGATCACAGCTGTCCTGCTAGCTGTCGTTCCTCCGCTAGTGATTAGCGGTGCAACCTTTTCAGATTGGATTTACCGGGCGCTTGTATTCCTCGTAATCTCATGTCCATGTGCGCTTGTGGTCTCGATCCCACTTGGTTTCTTCGGAGGGATTGGTGCAGCTTCACGCAGTGGTATTCTGATTAAAGGAAGCAACTATCTTGAAGCGTTGAATGATGTGAAAGTAGTGGTCTTTGATAAGACCGGAACGTTGACTAAGGGGCAGTTTAAAGTAACGGGAATATATCCGTCGGGTGGCAGGTCTAAGGATGAACTGCTGCGGACTGTCGCTTATGCGGAGAGCCATTCGAATCATCCGATTGCCGAATCGATTCGAACGGCTTATGGAGAACAGATTTCTAAGGAAGCGATCTCGAATTACAACGAAATCTCTGGTCATGGTATTGAAGTAACGATTGAAGGGAAGACCGTACTTGCAGGTAATGCGCGCTTGATGGAGCGAGAGGGTATTGCTTATGTGGTGCCAGAGCAGAGCGGGACAGTTGTTCATATAGCGGTGGATCATCAGTATGGAGGTTATCTGGTGATTGCTGATGAAGTGAAGGAGGACTCGCAGCAGGCTATTCAGAGCCTCAAGAAGCTTGGCATTCGTAAAACGGTGATGCTAACTGGCGATGCTTCTTCTGTAGCTGAAGATGTTGGGAAGCAGTTAGGTGTAGATGAGGTGCACGCTGAGCTTTTGCCGCAGCATAAGGTAGAGGCCATCGAGAAGCTGGACCGTGAAAAGTCACATCGCGAGAAAATTATTTTTGTCGGTGATGGAATTAATGATACCCCAGTACTAGCTAGAGCAGATGTTGGGATCGCAATGGGCGGACTGGGCTCCGATGCTGCGATTGAAGCGGCAGATATCGTAATTATGACCGATGAACCTTCGAAGATTGCTGTAGCTATCGGCATTGCGAAGCGTACACGGATGATCGTATGGCAAAATATTATTTTCGCTTTAGGCGTTAAAGCTATATTTCTTATCCTCGGTGCATTTGGGATTGCCACGATGTGGGAAGCTGTATTCTCAGACGTTGGGGTAACCGTACTTGCTGTGTTGAACAGTATCCGAGCATTAAAGGTTAAAGATCAAGGATAA
- a CDS encoding L-lactate dehydrogenase, whose translation MKSKSRKVAIVGAGMVGSSCAYSMVNQAICDEIMMIDRTYDRAMAQALDLSHCMDFTNTRTKVYAGTHSDCAGMDVVILTAGANPTAGQTRLDVLEASAVITREIITNIMAGGFDGIFVVAANPVDIVTYMVWKISGLPRHRIIGTGTSIDSSRLKTLLSDVFSIDPRSVNGYALGEHGESQFVAWSHVTIGGKPILQIMEQHRERFHHLDLEDISRKTKDAGWEIFTKKGSTHFGIGSALAYITRSILNDEHKIIAVSAILDGEYGQSGVCTGVPAIIGNTGIQELLELNLNTEEAGKFNASCSIVRSGIENLHLEDNI comes from the coding sequence TTGAAAAGTAAATCGAGAAAAGTCGCCATCGTCGGTGCCGGGATGGTTGGTTCCAGCTGTGCCTATTCCATGGTCAATCAGGCGATTTGCGATGAGATCATGATGATCGACCGCACCTATGACCGGGCTATGGCACAAGCACTTGATCTCTCACACTGTATGGATTTCACAAACACACGCACAAAGGTGTATGCCGGAACCCATAGCGACTGTGCAGGAATGGATGTAGTTATCTTGACTGCCGGCGCCAATCCAACAGCGGGACAGACAAGGCTGGACGTTCTGGAAGCCTCTGCGGTAATTACTAGAGAAATTATCACCAACATCATGGCTGGGGGATTCGATGGAATATTCGTAGTCGCCGCTAATCCAGTCGATATTGTCACTTATATGGTATGGAAAATATCAGGGCTGCCCCGCCACAGAATTATTGGTACGGGGACCTCCATTGACTCCTCGCGCCTAAAGACACTGCTGTCTGATGTGTTCTCCATAGACCCACGCAGTGTTAACGGCTACGCGCTCGGAGAACATGGCGAATCCCAGTTTGTTGCTTGGTCGCATGTGACGATTGGCGGCAAGCCCATCCTGCAAATTATGGAGCAGCATCGAGAGCGGTTCCACCATCTGGATCTGGAGGATATCTCCCGCAAGACCAAAGATGCCGGCTGGGAGATATTTACCAAAAAAGGTTCCACACATTTCGGTATTGGCAGTGCACTGGCCTACATTACTCGTTCCATTCTAAATGATGAGCATAAGATCATTGCCGTATCCGCAATTCTGGACGGAGAGTACGGGCAAAGTGGTGTATGTACCGGCGTGCCTGCCATTATTGGCAACACTGGAATTCAAGAACTACTGGAGCTTAACCTAAACACCGAAGAAGCGGGGAAATTCAACGCCTCCTGCAGCATCGTTCGCTCAGGCATTGAGAACCTACACTTGGAAGACAACATTTAA
- a CDS encoding cytochrome c biogenesis protein CcdC, translating into MGSINPSLLHIGSTIGTLLMALMVIFIRLKSSARPVTIRKIWIPPLGMSTGFAMFVVPEVRFPLWWAALAFLIGWFIFAYPLIRSTNFEQRDGQIYAQRSKSFAFILLGLLLVRTLLHEFINSYVTIPQSGGLFFILAFGMIVHWRFFMYKRYKVMTSSEAHSLQS; encoded by the coding sequence ATGGGTAGCATTAACCCCTCACTCCTACATATCGGCTCCACTATAGGGACCTTGCTCATGGCGCTAATGGTTATTTTCATTCGTCTAAAATCTAGCGCACGTCCAGTTACCATTCGAAAAATATGGATTCCACCTCTCGGGATGTCGACCGGCTTTGCTATGTTCGTTGTACCTGAAGTTAGGTTCCCTTTATGGTGGGCAGCGCTCGCCTTTCTGATCGGCTGGTTCATCTTCGCGTATCCTCTAATACGCAGCACAAACTTCGAACAACGGGATGGACAAATCTATGCTCAGCGTTCTAAGAGCTTTGCTTTCATTCTGCTTGGACTTCTTCTAGTCCGCACCTTACTTCATGAATTTATTAATAGTTATGTTACTATCCCACAGTCCGGTGGATTGTTCTTCATCTTGGCCTTCGGTATGATTGTTCATTGGAGATTCTTTATGTACAAACGTTATAAGGTAATGACTTCCTCGGAGGCACATTCCCTACAGTCATAA
- a CDS encoding GlsB/YeaQ/YmgE family stress response membrane protein: MSFLWMLIVGGIIGWLAGLIMGRDIPGGVIGNIIAGIIGSWLGGVLLGSWGPKVSDFYFFPSLIGAIVLIFIVSLILRSTSGRSRS, translated from the coding sequence ATGAGTTTTTTATGGATGTTAATTGTTGGTGGGATCATTGGTTGGTTAGCGGGTCTGATTATGGGCAGAGATATTCCAGGCGGGGTTATTGGTAACATTATCGCAGGTATTATCGGCTCATGGCTCGGCGGCGTGCTTCTGGGAAGCTGGGGACCTAAAGTAAGTGATTTCTACTTCTTCCCTTCTTTGATCGGGGCCATTGTTCTGATCTTTATCGTCAGCCTTATTCTTCGCTCAACAAGTGGACGCAGCCGTTCATAA